One genomic window of Maribacter aquivivus includes the following:
- a CDS encoding chondroitinase-B domain-containing protein: MRRYHLLFLSVFICLAYSFTTPQKTHTVKNVAEFTAILQKVQPGDSIVLANGVWMDSELLFEANGTAEKPITLIAEEKGKVILSGASNLRIAGDHLIVKGLVFKNGFTPTNAVISFRKSREQMANNSRLTECVIDNFNNPERQVQDYWITIYGKNNRIDHNHIAGKKNLGVTMIVGLDTEDSRANNHQIDHNYFGPRPTYGNNGGETLRIGTSHHALEKSNTLVESNYFDRTNGEHEIISNKSCNNTFKYNTFFECTGTLTMRHGNETLVDGNVFIGNNKPSTGGVRVINETQTVINNYHVGLTGYRFRGAFVMMNGVPNSPPNRYVPVIDSKVNNNTFVNCDNILFGAGSDAERSQAPRTSEFSENIIYNDTKKDVFTIDDDISGITFKNNILGENSETTIEEGFKNAKIKLVNDKNGFPIPTSNKIKTKVVISPNIATKENTGASWYSKADNTVALNSGNTINVAAGINTLYDKVKETKAGDIIILEEGGTYLLTKAVKINHPLTFKTLGKEKATILFERMMAFEIENGGSLSLENITFDGTKSPDYAGNSVISTSKKSMIDNYKLFIDRCEFKDMVVNHSFDVLRVSKGTFADTISIQNSSFKNISGSIAALDKETDDIGAYNVEYFIMKNNAINDLQGAALRLYRGGKDESTFGPFLEMEHNVFDHVGYGSKNKYDATVSLYGVQETAIKNNIFKDSKAINMHLVVGEPIVKVLNNALSNSEKLMVTGDQKYQVENQWELDPEFSKDTNYSLPSDSPLKGKGTDGTDLGLLKNE; the protein is encoded by the coding sequence ATGAGACGATACCACCTTCTATTCTTATCTGTTTTTATATGCCTTGCATATTCCTTTACCACACCACAAAAAACTCATACTGTAAAAAATGTAGCAGAGTTTACAGCTATACTTCAAAAAGTGCAGCCTGGTGACAGCATCGTTCTTGCCAATGGTGTTTGGATGGATTCTGAACTTCTGTTTGAAGCGAATGGCACTGCAGAAAAACCAATTACACTTATAGCGGAAGAAAAAGGAAAAGTGATTTTATCTGGTGCATCTAATTTAAGAATTGCTGGTGATCATTTAATTGTAAAAGGTCTTGTATTCAAAAATGGTTTTACGCCTACCAACGCTGTTATTTCGTTCAGAAAAAGTAGAGAACAAATGGCTAATAACTCTCGCCTGACCGAATGTGTAATTGATAACTTTAATAACCCTGAGCGTCAAGTTCAAGATTATTGGATTACCATCTACGGAAAAAATAACCGAATTGACCATAATCATATTGCAGGTAAAAAGAATTTAGGTGTTACCATGATTGTTGGCTTAGATACTGAAGACAGTAGAGCGAACAATCACCAAATAGATCATAACTATTTTGGACCACGCCCTACCTACGGAAACAATGGAGGAGAAACCTTAAGAATAGGAACTAGCCACCATGCATTAGAAAAATCCAACACCTTGGTTGAATCTAACTATTTTGATAGAACTAACGGTGAGCACGAAATCATCTCTAATAAATCTTGTAATAACACTTTTAAGTACAATACATTTTTTGAATGCACTGGTACTTTAACCATGCGCCATGGTAACGAAACATTGGTAGATGGTAATGTGTTTATAGGCAACAATAAACCAAGTACTGGTGGAGTTCGTGTCATCAATGAAACACAAACAGTAATTAACAACTACCATGTTGGTTTAACAGGATATCGTTTTAGAGGTGCCTTTGTAATGATGAACGGTGTACCAAATTCACCACCAAACAGATATGTGCCGGTGATAGATTCTAAAGTAAACAACAACACTTTTGTAAACTGTGACAACATACTTTTTGGTGCAGGTAGCGATGCAGAAAGAAGTCAGGCACCACGTACTTCTGAGTTTTCAGAGAATATCATATATAACGACACCAAAAAAGATGTTTTCACTATTGACGATGATATTAGCGGTATAACATTTAAGAATAACATTCTAGGTGAAAATTCTGAAACTACTATTGAAGAAGGTTTTAAGAATGCCAAAATTAAATTGGTCAATGACAAAAACGGTTTCCCAATTCCTACTTCTAATAAGATAAAAACTAAAGTTGTAATTAGCCCGAATATTGCAACTAAAGAAAATACAGGGGCATCTTGGTATTCAAAAGCAGATAATACTGTTGCATTAAACTCTGGTAACACTATCAATGTAGCCGCAGGTATTAATACGTTGTACGATAAAGTAAAAGAAACGAAAGCAGGTGATATTATTATTCTTGAAGAAGGTGGCACCTACTTATTGACCAAGGCGGTAAAAATCAACCATCCACTTACCTTTAAAACACTTGGCAAAGAAAAAGCTACAATCTTATTTGAAAGAATGATGGCTTTTGAAATTGAAAATGGCGGTAGTCTTTCTTTAGAAAATATCACTTTTGACGGTACCAAATCCCCAGACTACGCAGGCAACTCGGTTATTAGTACTAGCAAAAAATCAATGATCGATAATTATAAATTATTCATTGATAGATGTGAGTTTAAAGATATGGTGGTAAATCATTCTTTTGATGTTCTACGTGTTTCAAAAGGGACTTTTGCCGACACTATTAGTATTCAAAACTCTAGCTTCAAAAACATCTCCGGTAGCATTGCAGCCTTAGACAAAGAAACTGATGACATTGGTGCTTACAATGTAGAATACTTTATAATGAAAAACAATGCCATCAATGATTTACAAGGTGCTGCATTAAGATTGTATAGAGGTGGCAAAGATGAAAGTACCTTTGGACCATTTTTAGAAATGGAGCATAATGTATTTGACCATGTTGGCTATGGTTCTAAAAATAAATATGATGCTACCGTTTCTTTATACGGCGTTCAAGAAACAGCTATTAAAAACAATATTTTCAAAGATAGTAAGGCCATTAACATGCACCTGGTAGTAGGTGAGCCAATTGTTAAAGTTCTAAATAACGCTTTAAGTAATTCAGAAAAACTTATGGTTACTGGCGATCAGAAATACCAAGTGGAAAACCAATGGGAACTTGACCCTGAATTTTCTAAAGACACCAACTATTCATTACCTTCAGATTCTCCATTAAAAGGAAAAGGTACTGACGGTACAGACTTAGGCCTACTAAAAAACGAATAA